In the genome of Calliopsis andreniformis isolate RMS-2024a chromosome 10, iyCalAndr_principal, whole genome shotgun sequence, one region contains:
- the Beg gene encoding malonyl-CoA-acyl carrier protein transacylase beg yields MFRRIALKKLLSSRHTCRSRCISKFSDGPVKTENSTDESQKLTTSLYTAEEVSRLLEESAIYKDTNDKTWATTPYPKDVPINNNEGKQITDPENTCVLLFPGQGTIKVGQVQKYMHFPAAKELFNIANEILNYNLLELCLEGPQEKLNRTEFNQPATVVSSLAALEKVREEKPKVFETCVAAAGYSVGEITALILSGAITFEDGIRLVCIRGKAMQYAADKTSQGMLSVVCTPKAQVFKACENAVKWAMDMGIENPLCRVAVFLHTERKILGGNIEALKYVEDHIEEFGLRNANKLPVSGAFHTPLMEPALKSVHKVLSTIEIDEPRCDVYSNYKAAPYKNMKLLKKYILKQIVSPVKWEQCMQSIYNRAPGMLFPNTYDIGSGGRMRTILKLINAKAAESCTII; encoded by the exons ATGTTTCGACGAATAGCTCTTAAAAAATTATTGTCTTCAAGGCACACTTGCCGATCAAGATGCATTAGTAAATTTTCTGATGGTCCAGTTAAAACTGAAAATAGTACAGATGAGTCTCAAAAACTTACTACTTCCTTGTATACTGCAGAAGAAGTTTCTCGTCTTCTTGAGGAATCTGCGATATACAAAGATACTAATGATAAAACTTGGGCAACAACACCGTATCCCAAAGATGTGCCTATAAATAATAATGAAGGAAAACAAATCACAGATCCAGAAAATACTTGCGTACTATTATTTCCTGGTCAAGGGACTATTAAAGTTGGCCAGGTTCAAAAATATATGCATTTTCCTGCTGCTAAAGAACTTTTCAATATTGCAAATGAGATtcttaattataatttattagAACTTTGTCTGGAAGGTCCACAAGAGAAATTGAACAGGACTGAGTTTAATCAACCTGCTACAGTAGTTTCCTCATTAGCTGCATTAGAAAAAGTTCGTGAGGAAAAGCCAAAAGTATTTGAGACCTGTGTTGCTGCAGCAGGCTACAGTGTAGGAGAAATAACTGCTTTAATTCTTTCTGGTGCTATAACATTTGAGGATGGAATTAGATTAGTTTGTATTAGAGGGAAAGCTATGCAATATGCTGCAGATAAAACTTCGCAAGGGATGTTGTCTGTTGTGTGCACACCAAAGGCACAGGTTTTCAAAGCCTGTGAGAATGCAGTAAAATGGGCAATGGATATGGGCATAGAGAATCCTTTATGCag AGTTGCTGTTTTTTTACATACCGAAAGAAAGATACTAGGAGGAAATATAGAAGCATTAAAATATGTTGAAGATCATATAGAAGAATTTGGTTTAAGAAACGCGAATAAACTtcctgtgtcaggtgcattccACACACCACTCATGGAACCTGCTTTAAAATCTGTGCATAAAGTattaagtacaatagaaatagacgAACCTAGATGTGATGTATATTCTAACTATAAAGCTGCACCCTACAAGAATATGAAATTgctgaaaaaatatatattaaaacAAATTGTTTCACCAGTTAAATGGGAACAATGTATGCAGAGCATATATAACAGAGCTCCTGGGATGTTATTTCCAAACACATATGACATAGGATCAGGAGGAAGAATGAGGACTATTTTAAAACTAATCAATGCAAAAGCAGCAGAATCATGTACTATAATTTGA